TCATTAACCGAAGCCCACAGTGAATTATGCTGGTCTCTTACATGAGATACCTGTTTTCTGGAGAGCCGTATGCGGGAAAACCGCACGTACGGTTCGGAGGGAGGGGAGCCAGTAATGGATAACTCCCCTACCCCTATCATATTCCGTCCTTCCACCTTTTTCATTAGCTTTGGTGAAATAATCCTTGACAAGTATAGCGTTGCTAAGTAGATTGTCCATGGGTATCGCTCCTCAATACTGAAATATCGGGATCGAACCCAAGGGAGTTGATATGACAACCGGAGAAAGATTAAAATCTATCCGAAAAGGATTGAAGCTCATCCAGCTTGACTTTGCGGAGTGCCTGGGAGTCAAGGCATCGGCGATTTCGCAGATGGAAAACGGACACATCAAGCCATCCCTGGACACTTTATATTTGCTTACAACGAAGTATGGCATCAACCTGCATTGGCTGCTGACCGGCAACGGCGAAATGTATGCCAACGTAATGGACAAAAAGCTCGAGGACACGGCGCAAAGTTTCAGCAAGATCAAGAACTTCCTCACCGACGAGCTGATGAATATCGTCAAAGCCAAGGAAAATGCCCAGGATTCACAGGTTTTTGATATCCCGGTGATGGGAGAAATCGCTGCCGGTCTTCCGGTCGAAACCGGTGACAACATTCTGGATGTGGTCAGCGTCCGTCGGAGCATGATCAACGGCGTGATCGACGACTATATCTCGCTGAGGGTCAATGGACACAGCATGGA
The Candidatus Cloacimonadaceae bacterium genome window above contains:
- a CDS encoding XRE family transcriptional regulator, with translation MTTGERLKSIRKGLKLIQLDFAECLGVKASAISQMENGHIKPSLDTLYLLTTKYGINLHWLLTGNGEMYANVMDKKLEDTAQSFSKIKNFLTDELMNIVKAKENAQDSQVFDIPVMGEIAAGLPVETGDNILDVVSVRRSMINGVIDDYISLRVNGHSMDPFVMHNDVVIIRKSQDWGRLNGLICAVRIDGSITLKKLALDDKRKLIMLMSINEEYKPILIDPNEHEDVSLIGSLHYLLRKLQ